GCTTCCGGTAGCCCTCTTGATGACCCAGTGCGCCGAAAGTTTTGATCCACCCGTCTCACCGCCTGCCCATAACCAGAAAGCTTTTATTGCCAGTGGCGGGCTTCCCGGCCTGAATCCCGGAGACCCACCCTTGGAATCTCCCACCGTTGCCATCATCACCGGTGACGGGGCACCTGAAGTCATCGGGACATTGAGTCCCGGAGGGTCAAATGATGTCGCCGCTACATTCGGCCATGTTTATGTCAACAATTCCGGGGCAGACAGTGTTGGCGTCATCGATGCGAATTCAAATACGGTGATTAAACAAATCGGGGTAGGAGCAAGACCGATTCACTCCAAGGTGATCAAGGGAGGGAATCTCCTCATCGTTGGCAATGACGGGCCATCCGGACGTGATCCGGCAAATGATCCTTTGCTAGTCGCACAGGATGATTCAATTTCGATAATCGATACCAACCCGAATAATGCCAGCTTCCTTTTGGAAATCGCTCGTATCCGAGTGGGAGATGGCCATCACATCGTCGCTTACAGCGATGTCGCGAACCGGGTGGCGGTCACCAACCTGAGTGCGGGGACAACATCCATCGTTGATATTAACCTGCTTCAAACCATCTGTACTGTTCCTGTTGGGATTGTCCCCCACGGGATCGACTATTCAGATGTCAGCGGTCACGCCTATGTTGCAAATGTCGTCGGCCCGACTGAGGCCATTACGATCATAAATTTGGACGGTTCTATTCCTACCATCCCGACTGATCCTCACACGCCCACAACCGCGGCATCGACATGTAGTGTAGACCTTGATCTGGGTGGAATCACAAAAGGATCAGCGGCAGGCCAGATCCCGGCATCTGGCTTTACCCACACCAACCATGCTGGAACTTTCGTTTATACCGTTGGCTATGACAGTGCAACAACAACCGGATATCTTTCGGTAATCGATACAAGTACCGATACGGTTCCGGCGGGAGGCGTCATTCAAATTGCAAACCTCCAAGTTACAAACTTCAAGCCTGACAAGTTTGCAATTACTGAAAACGACGGTCGGATCTATGTCAGCAGCGTTGATTCGGTGAATGATACAGATCCCAATAATCCCATCTTTCTCCATCCAGGAAATACTGTTGCCGTGTTCGACATCAACACCGTGACCGGAATTCCAGCACTTCACGCAACCACCCCGTTCATTACGGTCGGGCCGGGACATGACCACCGCGCCCTCAAGCTCAGCAGTGATGGGACGCGGCTATTTGTCCCAAACTCGGGATCGGATAATGTTTCCATTATCGATACGGCGACACTTTCGGTCATCAGCACGCTTGAGGTCGGGCACGAGCCGAATTCATTAATCTACGTCGATCCGGAGACGCTTGAAATTCCAGCGACTGGCGGCGGAGCAGGCGGACATGGCCACGCCGGATAAGTCCAAAAACAGGGCTTCCCTCTGGGGCTTAGCATTTTTCTCCGGGGCTGCAGGACTGATTTATGAAGTCCTGTGGCTCCGGGAATTTGCCCTGCGGCTGGGAAACACGGCCCAGGCTTCTTCGCTCGTCCTAGCAGCCATATTTGCAGGTCTAGCCCTCGGAAACCTCCTCGGCGGAAAATGGGCGAACCGGATTTCAAGGCCGCTGAAGGGCTATGCCCTAATCGAACTTGCAATGGCGGCCTGCGGCGGTTTCGCGATGGCCTTTCTGGGCAAAGGTGGAACGATGGTTCTCATCCCGCTCTTCTTTCTCCTTATCCTGATGGCCATCCTAATGGGTGCGACCCTTCCGCTCCTTATCCAGGCCATACCTCAGGATCCGGAGCATACGGGACGTGAAAGCTCCTGGCTCTACGGCATAAATACCACCGGCGGGATGATCGGAGCCGGGGCCGCAGGAATGGCCCTCCCGCTCTGGCTGGGCATCAGAGGGACTTTTTCCCTGGCGATTTTTTTCAACCTGATGATTGCAATTTTGGCATTGAAGACGGGAACCCCAGAAGCTCAAAACCTCGAAGGGACAGATGAAGTAGTCGATAAGGACAATCGCCATAAAAAATCACACAAAAATCAGACGTCCCCCCTTCCTTCCAGGATCCTCTTTTTACTGACCGGTCTTTCCGGTGCAGGGACGCTCGCGCTCGAAGTTCTCTGGACCCGGATGTTCAGTCTGGTCTTTCAAAACTCGGTTTACAGTTTTTCACTCATTCTTGTCCTCTTCCTCCTCTCCCTGGCAATATCTGCCGCCTGGGTCGCTTCACTTTCCAGAAGAAACGGGGATCCATATAAATTATTATTACGCGCTTTATCGGTCGTTGCCTTCTTGATTCCTCTCGGGGCATGGATTTTCATTCGATCCAGCCATTTAAAGTTTCTTTTCCGGGACACAACAGCGATTGGATATATATTGAATATCACCCTCTTTACCGGCGCGCTGGTCGTCCCGGTCATGATTGCCGCCGGGATGATTCTCCCGCTCTGCTGGGTCATCGACCAGCGAAAGAATCAAAGCACCGGCTGGCAGATGGGAAGCCTCCTTGGGATGAATACGATTGGTGGTGTGCTTGGCGCTCTCGCCGCCGGTTTTATCCTCATCCCGCAATTGGGGCTCTGGCCCGGCATGGGTCTTGTCGCAGTGGGATATGCCTGTGGGAGCCTCCTTGTCCTCCGCAGTTTCCTCAGCAAAGAAAAACGACTCCCCGGAGCAAGACCTCTTTCAAGGGTCGCACGGCCTGTTATCATAGGGAGTCTCTTTGTCCCGCTCCTCCTTATCTGGCCTTCCCTCCCAACCCAGCATCTCAAGTCCGGAGAAAAGCTTCTCTTCCTGGAAGAAGGGGCAGGGGCCCAGGTGGCCGTGGTCGAACTTCCGTCAGGAGAGCGAAAACTCAAGGTAAACAGCACTTATAACCTGGGCAGCTCTTCCGCCGAGATTGAGGAAAGACGGATGGGACAGCTACCGCTCCTCCTCCATCCAGATCCGAAATCGCTTGCCTTTGTCGGCCTGGCGACCGGGATTACGGCAAGCGCGATCTATGATCATCCTGTGGATCAGGCCACCCTGATCGAACTGCTGCCAGAAGTGGTCCGGGCGGCCTCATGGTTTGATCGCGAAAACCGCGGGATCATTCATGATCCGAAGTGGAATCTGGTCATTGCAGATGGGAGGGTTGCGCTTCCAAAAAATAAGACGCCGCTCGATCTTGTTATCTCTGACCTTTTCGTGCCCTGGCATGCCGGGACCTGGACTCTCTACAGCCTTGAATACTACAGAGAAGCCGCGCGAAAGCTATCAGAGGGCGGGATGTATGTTCAGTGGCTCCCCCTTTATCAACTCTCTTTACGGGAATTCCAGATTATCGGCAGGACATTCAGTGAGGCCTTCCCGCATGTATCCATGTGGCGCGGCAATTTTTCCCCCGACTATCCGATACTCGCCCTGATCGGCTCCAAGCGCCCTTTAAAGATTGACCTTGAAAAAATGGAATCGCGACTCCAGACTGTAAAAAACAGTGCGTCACCGCAGGATCCCTTTCTAGCAACCCCCAACGATATGATGCTGTTCTATGTGGGCGGGACAGATGCCGTGCAGGACCTCTTCAAGGGCGCCCCTTTAAATACCGACAACCACCCTCTCATTGAGTATCTTGCCCCGATGAGCCATATCAGGAAAGAGCAACTCATCGGATCGGATTTGGCCGAACTCTTTATTCAGGTTTCCCAAAATGAAAAGGAATGGCGGAATCACGCCCTTGCCGGAGCGCACCTGTATCAGGCAACCGTTTCCGTCAAATTAAAACAATATGATTCACGAACCTTACATCTTGAAAAGGCCAGCCGTTTAGTTAAGGGAAGCCGTCTGCTGACAAGATTCGCGAAAGCACTGAAACTGAATCAACCGACTTCTCAAGGCTTGCCGGCCAGGAGGCAATAATATTCACTTATCATTGGAGGGTGATCGATTGAAAACGAGGCTATCTTTATTAAAGACACTATTAGTGATGGGCGTCATTATTCTGGTTTTTATTTCAATTACCGGGATGGCCAGCCGCCCGCCCCTTGTCGGCGGTCCGGCCCCTCACTTTCAACTTAAGACCCTCAAGGACACCTTAATTACCATCGCCGATTATCGTGGTAAGGTCGTCCTGCTGAACTTCTGGGCGACCTGGTGTAAGCCTTGTATGAAGGAGATGCCGGAAATGCAGGTGGCCTATGAAGAGTATAAGGACCGGGGCTTCGTCATCTTGGGAGTCAACTTTGGTGAGAGCCCGGGAAAGGCGGCAAGGCTTGTCAAGCAAATGGGTCTTACCTTCCCGATTCTCCTTGATCAAGAAGTTGAGGTTGCTTCGCGCTATCAAGTCGTGAGCCTTCCCGTCAGCTTCTTTATTGGCCCGAATGGGATTATTAAGGAGCGGGTGTTCGGGGGAACGCTGACAAAGGCGGGGATCGGTGAGGTCTTCCATCGGCTGATGGATGGAAAGAAAGGTTAAAAAATGGTCACGTAAAGCACTGTTTGGTGAGGAAAGCAACGCCCATGCTAGCCTATTCTACCTAACGCGTTATAGATTTGCTACCCAAAATACCAGACTAGAAGTTGCGATAGGATTTGGATGTCCATCGGTCTTTACTTTTCTGAATGATTAGTGAGGAACCCAACTTTTCAGGGAAGGAGCGATCTTCGGACTCCTCATATTGTGACAGGAATATGGGATTTAACCCTCCATTATGAGGACACGCCGGACAGCCTCGGGCTCCTTATCTATTACAAACAGAAAGTTTTTTGATGCTCCTGAAGGGACACGGCGTCCTTGTTCCCAATCCTGAATCGTTCGAAGATTCACGCCAAAATAACCTGCAAAGGCTTTCTGAGTCATGCCCAACTTTTTACGAATGCGGCGCACATTAATAGCGTCGGGAATATGAATGATGCAATTATGATTTTTTTCCCCTTTTGCAAAGGAAAGGGCCTCTTCGGCGCTTTCTATAATACGCTTTCCTGCCGTTTTCATAGTCATTTTCTCCAATTTCTGTAGGCATCTGCAATACTACCCAATATATTTTTCAGCGTGTTGCACTCTGCTTTTGTTAAATTCACTTTGTCGCCTTTGGCAAACACGTTAAGGAGAAAAACAGGAATATCAATCCCGGAATAAAAAGTGATGACACGAACCCCGCCACTTTTCCCCTTCCCTTTCGCAGAGAACCGGACTTTCCGAGCTCCCACAGTTCCAGGAATACTAACACCCGTAAGCGGATTTTCAGAAATAAACTCTACGATTCCCTCTCTTTCATCCTCCGATAAACCAACGTCCCTGGCATCTTTTATAAACCCAGGGGTTTCAACTACTGTCTGCATACCATCAATATACGGCATTGCCGTATATTCGTCAACTGTAGTCATTTCGGAAAAGAAAAAAAGAAGGGAAGAAGGAAGGGTAGAGTAGAAGACAGGTTCCAGTCATCGCGACGCTTTTCAATAACCGCTTAAACAGCAGTAGCGTAGACATGGACTTCTTTGTTCAGTCTGTCCTTTAAACGGTCCTTTTCTGTTTCCAGATCATAACGGGCCTGAAGGTTAATCCAGAACCTTTCAGAAAGCCCGAAGTACTTGGATAGCCTCAACGCAGTATCTGGAGATACAGAGCGTTTGCCGTGGACAATCTCATTAATACGTCTTGCAGGGACGCTGATATCTTTTGCCACTTTGTACTGGCTGATTCCCATTGGCTTTAAAAATTCCTCCATAAGGATTTCTCCAGGGTGGATCGGTGCTAATTTAGTCTTGGCCATAATACCTCCTAATGGTAGTCAACGATCTCCACTTTGTAGGCGTCGCCCTTACGCCACTCAAAGCAGATACGCCATTGGATATTGATACGGATGCTGTGCTGGCCTTTTCTTTTCCCCGTCAGGTTTTCGAGGTGGTTTGATGGGGGTATCCGCAAGTCCTGTAGCACCTCTGCCACATCTAGGATTTCAAGCTTTCGTCGAGCAATTTTCTGAATGGTCTCAGGAATTTTTCGTGATCGTTCTCGTCTGAACAGTTTTTCTGTTTCTTTACTCGCGAAGGTTTTTATCATCTACAAGATAGTAACGCATAGCGTTAATAATGTCAAGCGTTACTATGGGTCGTTACAGGATAATCCGTTCGACTTCATCCAGGGTGGCTTCCTGTGCCCTCCGGTCGTAGAGTTTTGTGGTTCGAGGGGAGGCGTGGCCTGCCATGTACTGCGCGTGTTCGAGCTGGCCATCGTTCTTCAGATAAGCCGTGATCCCTGTGGCCCGGAAGGTATGGTTTGTAAAACGATCTCCAAGACCGGCGGCCTTACAGCGCCGTTTTACCATCGCCAGGGCTTCTCGGCGATCAAGCCGCCTGTTGGTGAACCCGCTTCGGTTCCGGGTCATGGACCTAAAAATCGGCCCATCTTTTTCTTTCAGGGCGGACATGTAGGTTTCCATGTACTCGATGGCCGTGTGGTGTGCGGGCATGACATGGTGGCGTCCCCCTTTTTCCTGAAACCGGAAATTCATCCGGCGTCCGACCTGATAGTAGTCTCTTACATCCAGAGCACAGACAGCCGATATCCTGGCAAAGGTGTAGACCATGACCCCAATGAGGGCCTTGTCGCGTAGTCCGCTGGGTTTGGAGGCATCTATTGAGGCAAATAAAGCCCTGGCATCTTCTCCTGTCATGACCGGTGTTTTGCCGGTGGTCACAATATGTTTCGGTCCCCGGACATCGGCGGCCGGATTAGCGGGGACAATCTGCCGGATCACCAGGAAGGCCCCAAAGACCCGCAAGGACGCCAGGTGCTGTTTGATCGTCGGGGCGGAGTAACCCATTCCGCCGGAGTCTTTCGGTTTTCCGAGCTGCTAGATGTATAGGGCAACGTGCATTGCCTTTATCTCTGGAAGCGTTGCGCCTCTGCTTTCAACCCAATCCAGAAATCGGCAAACATTGCGCAGGTAGGCTTGGCGTGTATTCGCGTTTCTGATCTGTGCGGTGAAGAATTCAAGAAAGACCCGTTGTGCAGACTCTCCCAGATCGGCCAGGACTGCTGGAAGTTTTGAAAAAGGTGCTGATGGAAGGATTTGGAAGTCTTCGGTCATACATAAGCTCTTCTGTTCTGAAGAACCTATTATATCTCATAAACGACGTTATGAGATAGTATAAAGTGTTGTTATAGGAAATTATTTTTACACGACTTGAAATCACCTTTGCGGGCTGAATTTGAAAATGACTTGGTCTGTAATGGTTAAAACCCTGAACAAATCCTGTCAGGATACGATCTGAGGTTAGTCAATTCAGTTTTTCTGTGGGAGGATCATGTTCAAAATGAGGGAGAACGTCCATCGACTGATGGGGAATTCCGAGGATTTCTATTTTGTCCTTTGCCTGGCGGTAGAAGATAATGTGGTTTCCTTCTGGAAAGCTCTGGTAGCCTTCCTTTACGTCATCACGATTTTTACCCTGGACAGGGTTCTTTGCGAGCATCCGTATTTTATTGCGTAGCAGGGCGATGTATTGTTTTGCTTGCTCATTCCCCCATTTTTCATTTGTATATTTCTGTATGTCGACAATATCTTGTTTCGCTCGTGGGGAGAGGGTGTACTTACTCATGGTTAGCCGTTGCCATCCACGATCTTCTCAAAGAACGTTTCGCCGTCTTCTCCCTCCCCTCTATCTAGCTGGATCTCGCCTTCAGAGAGGTGCGCTCTCAAGCGTTCAAGTTTCATCTCCTCGATGGTTTTGTACTCTTCCATCGACATAATGACGGCGACAGGCCGCCCATGTTTTTCAATAGAGACGGGTTCTCTTTGAACGGTATCCATTAGTTCCCCAAAATGTGTTTTTGCTTCCCTTGCGGCTAGTTTTTTCATGATAGTTACCTCTGATATTTTTGAATCATTATGATCATTATAACCTTTCCTGTAGGTTTTGCAAGCTGAATTCCCATTCTCTCCACTAGGTTTGGAGGGTCTTATTTGTCCTGGTTTACAATCCAAATGATCGGGTTTTTCTTTGTCTATTCGGATTTCAGTGAAACTAAGGGTGGTTTTTTTCTAGTGGCTACATGTCCCAGGATCGGCGGGGATCTAATAAACCGGCCAGCCGACTGGAAGACAAGGCCAGAGGTTTTTTTGGAGATCAAGGCATATTCTTCCGTCCGGTGAGGAACCAACGAAGACCGATAACGCAGTATCTCGGGCGGATGGGTCTCGCGCTAGCCATCGACTGTTTCTCATGTATATAATGACGGATATCGAGGTCCTAGCTTATCAGACGCTTTGAAATCGTCGATATGGGGCATCTGTGGAGGTTGTTTTCTATGGAATTAGACATAATTTTGGTGAGATTATTTCTTTTTCTCTGAAGCCTATAAAAATAAAATTGGCAAACGGCCGAAGATTTCTTCCCGAAACGTTGTTTTTTTAGGTAATTCGCTTCTATGCAAGGTTTCGAGTGAAAATGATTGTTGCCTGAAATCGATAGGGAATGGATTCCTTGAATGGAAATAGCTTGCAGCAAACAGCACTCCGTAAGATCAAGGTATTGCAATAAATTTATTGCAACACTTATGCACTATTGCATTAAATCAATACCATATCACTGATCCCAATTTCTTCCAATTAATCAATGAGTTAATACAATAACATCTTTTGGCACAATACATGCAATTTCTTCATTCTGAAGTAACTAGTTATATCCGGTCTCCCATCAGGGTCATTGCCTTACATGGAGATGGCCGTGTCAAAAATATTTGGAGGATAAAAATAGATGGAAATTGAAAAATGTCTTTACAGATTTTGTGCTGCGATATTTGCAACCCTGTTTGTTCTTATGTCTCCTGGGAGAGTATTTGCAGAAAATGCGGTGTTAGCAACGGCACCTCACGTTCCAGCTCCAGTTAAAAGAAAATCACCTGCGACGGTTGTCGTCAATTTTGAGGCCAGGGAGATCACCCAAGAAATTGATGGAGACAAGAAGTATAAATTTTGGACTTTCAATGGGACAACACCTGGACCGATGATTCGAGTGCGAGTCGGTGATTCTGTCCAATTCCACCTGGCCAATCACAAAGACAATCAATGGCCTCATAACATTGACCTCCATGCGGTTAACGGTCCCGGAGGTGGAGCGCACGTCAATGAGGTCAAACCCGGAGAAGCATCTGTTTTTACATTTAAAACCTTGAAACCGGGTCTCTACATCTATCATTGCGCAGCTGGGGCACCGAGTATTCCTCATCACATTTCAAACGGGATGTATGGTTTGATTCTGGTAGAGCCAGAGGAGGGCATGTCTGACGTGGATAAAGAATTTTATGTTTTCCAGAGTGAGTTCTTTACAAAATCTGCTGGTAAGGAAAACCTCTTAGAACTTGATTTTAATAAGGGAATGGCGGATCAGCCGGACTATGTCTTTTTTAATGGGAAGGCCGGTGCATTGATGGGGGACAATGTGATCAAAGCCAATGCCGGAGATAATGTGAGAATCTATTTCGGTAATATCGGACCCAATAATATCTCTTCCTTCCATGTGATCGGAGAAATTTTCGATAAGGTCTACATGGAAGGCTCCATCGGAGGTGCAGTCAATCATAATGTTCAGACGACATTGGTGCCTTCTGCGGGGGCAACCATTGTTGAGATGAAAGTCGATGTGCCCGGAAGTTATATCTTGGTCGATCACAGTATTTATCGCGTAGCCAAGGGTGCAATTGGCATCCTGGCTGTAGGCGGAAAAGAAGACAATTCAATATTTAAAAAGGGAAAATAGTTTCTGACTATTGTGATTTCCATTCTGATGCCGGCCGCGTTGTATGAGGCAAATCCCTGCAAGCCCTCTCATTAGAGGGGGCTTGCTATTTCTAAGTGCTGCATCTTCCTCCAAAGGGTAACACGGTGCAAGCCGAGTTGCCGGGCTGCTTCGCTCTTATTCCCATCTGCCTGTATCATAGCATCGACAATCATTTCCTTTGAGATCTTTTTCCTGGGCTTTCTTGTGCCCGTTTCCTGAACGCTGGATGAGCTTATTAAATAGGGCAGATCAGGAACATGGATTGTCCCATCAGTGCATTTAACACAGGAGTATTCAATGGTATTTTCGAGCTCACGGATATTTCCGGGCCAGTCATAATCCATGAGCTTTCCCATGGCATTATCAGAAATACTTGAGATCTCTTTAGAAGATCTCCCTTGCCAGCGATTCATGAAATGCTTGGATAAGTAAGGGATGTCATCCTTCCGTTCTCTGAGTGGCGGGATGCAAATTGGGATCACATTAAGGCGATAGAAAAGATCTTTTCTGAAATGTCCTTTAGAGACTTCTTCCCCTAGGTTTTTGTTACTGGCGACAATGAGTCGAAAATCGGTCTTACGGGAACGATTTTCACCCACACGTTCAATTTCTTTTTCTTGTAAGACTCGGAGTAGTTTCACTTGGATATTCAGGCTTAGATCTCCAATTTCATCCAGAAAAACCGTCCCGCCATCTCCTTCTTCAAAGCGCCCAATTCTATCTTTAATTGCTCCTGTAAATGCACCTCTTGCGTGTCCGAAAAGTTCACTTTCCAAAAGGGTGTCCGAAAAAGAGGCGCAATTCACCCTAACCAGCTTCTTGTTACGACGGGGGCTTTCAACATGGATGGCTTGTGCAATGAGTTCTTTCCCTGTGCCCGTTTCTCCCTGAAGCAGAATCGTGGAATCGAAATAGGCCGTGTTCTTTACGGTCTTGTAAAGTGCCTTCATCGAACGGCTTTTCCCAATGATCTTATGGAATGAAGTTCGTTCAGTAAGGGCATTTCTCAATTCCACGGCTTCTGTGATATCAGTTAGGGCAACAAGGACTTCAAGCTGTCCATCCTCCTCCTTATTGAGGAGTCCAACATTAAACTCGCCGAACCGTTCTTGAGCATCTTTACGGTAGAATCGTGATTCGAATCGAATAGGTTCCTGGCTTTTTTTCGCGACCATACAAAGATCGCAATTTCCAAGACAGACACTCTTTTTAAAAAGAGTGACGCATTTCCGGCCAATGACCTCATCTTTGCTGAAGCCCGTTATTCTTTCGGCGGCCTGGTTGAAGCGTTTGATCACCCTATTTTGATCATAAACAAAAACCGCTTCTTTTAAGACATTAAAAGCCGTACTAATATGGTCTGTGTCAGACTTTATGCCCATGTTCTCTCCAAGGCCTGAAATATCCTGGTAAATTGAAAATAAAATGTACTCCATCGCTCAAAGTGTTGCAATAATTTATTGCAACACAAATTCACTGTAACATACTACACAGGGGGAATTCTCCCTAAAGCACCCGAAAAATTGGTTCCATCCCCTCCAGCCTAAAAAATTGCCTAACATCTAAATAGAGCAAAAAAAGAACGAGAAGAATCAAAGATCTCCACTTTTTGCTGACACTGATGTGAGGCGCTATCTTCTCTTTCTCCCCGTATTCCTCAAAATATTCAATACTTAAAGATGTAGTCGCAAATTTTAAGAGTTTCGGGAATTATCGATTTGTAAGATAAAGCCTCACTCCCTGGCATCTTCATATTTTCGAATCAATTTCCCTACTCTCCCCTGATCGCTCTGTGTTTCAAGGTCGGCGGTGATCTGGGAAACCGTAAAGTCGTCTGATAGGCAAGTCCAGAGACCTTTTGGAGATCAAGGCGTACCCTTCCGTCCGCTGAGGAACCAACGAAGACCGATAACTCAGTATTACTGGCGGATGGGTCTCGCGCTAGCCATCGGCGGGTTCCTCGCCTATATAATGATGGAATTTGAGGTCCTAGCCTATCAAACGCTTTGAGATCGTCGATCCTGGGGCATTTTTGTAAGTCGGTTTTTGAATCACATACACAAACCTAACCTTTCAAAAGGCAGTCTGTAAAAAATAGGGGCTTCCTTTTCGACCAGGACGGAGGCGACCTCTTCTAACCCAACGAGAAACGGAACGTCACAGACTTGAGCTGACTGCATTCACATCACATTTTCCTTCAAACATCGAAGGATTCATCATAAAAAATAATGCTGATGCGTTGACTTACTCTGTAACATCTTATTTGCACAAGACCGCATTTGTGCGTTATTGTGTTTAAGAATTGTTCACAGGGAGGGCACTGGTACGATGAACCAAAACAATATTACACGATGGATTACTTGCAGTCTCGTTATTTTAACGCTATTCAATGTGGCACTTCTCCAGGCTGAACCAGAAAGGGAGACGGTTTCAAAGGATAAGGAAGTGAGCATTGAATACACACTTCGAATTGAAGGTGAGAAAGGATTAGAGGTCATTGACAGCAATGTCGGGGATGCACCAATGACTTTCATTCATGGTTCACATGAGATTTTTCCGGCGCTGGAAAATGCCATAGAAGGGATGAAGGTTGGGGAAAACAGAAAGGTCACGCTTTCACCAGAACAAGGTTATGGTCTCGTTAATCAGGATGCCATTGTTGAGGTTAAAAAAGACCAGATTCCTCAAGCCGCCTTAAAGGTTGGGACATTGCTTCAGGCCAAGAAACCGAATGGTGAGACGCATGATATTCGCGTTGCAGAGATTAAGAAGGACACGGTCGTGCTGGACTCCAATCATCTATTGGCCGGAAAAACTCTCTACTATGAAGTTATCATCATCGATATTAAAGGGATATCATTCAAATCTGAGTCTTGAATGCAATTTTGTAGGGCTCCACATTTTCGACCGAAAAAACTAATGCCATCTCAGTTTTGACCAAGACGCGCTTTCAACTCGCAAGCCTCATTTCTCTGTTGTCTTATTCTTAAGCCTCGGCAAGATAAATGCTCAGGACTTTAAATTCTCAGGTTACCGAATCAATCTTAGCAATCCCTTCCCTGAAAGCTCCTTGTCACTAGGTCGGCGATGATCTAGGAAACCGGCAAGTCCTCTGAAAGACAAGGCCAGAGGTCTTTTTTGCGATCAAGGAGTACTCTTCCGTACGGTGAGGAGACAAAAAGACCGATAACGCAGTATGTCTGGCGAATCGACGGTTTCTCCCCTATAATACCCTCAACCACACCCCTTCATTTTTTATCCCAAATGGATCTTACCAATGAGACGTCGGTGTCTGATCATTCTCCTTGTCCTCCTTCTCTCTCCCTCCCCTACCCTTGCCCATCGAGGCAGACTTGATTCCTTTGGTTGTCACAACAACCGGAAGGCGGGAATCTACGAATGTCACAAAGGACAATTTTCTGGTCGATCATTTGCCAGCAAGTCCGAGATGCTTCGGACTTTGCCAAGTCTTAATGAACCTCTCAAGCCAGGTGTACCCCCTCCCCCACCTTCCCCAACAATTGAAACAGGCCTCTCAGACTGCGAACATCTTAAGTATGGAGCACCCAGCAACGGACCAGTTCTCCTCTGCCGACTCGGGTACGCACT
This DNA window, taken from Candidatus Manganitrophaceae bacterium, encodes the following:
- a CDS encoding peptidylprolyl isomerase; the encoded protein is MNQNNITRWITCSLVILTLFNVALLQAEPERETVSKDKEVSIEYTLRIEGEKGLEVIDSNVGDAPMTFIHGSHEIFPALENAIEGMKVGENRKVTLSPEQGYGLVNQDAIVEVKKDQIPQAALKVGTLLQAKKPNGETHDIRVAEIKKDTVVLDSNHLLAGKTLYYEVIIIDIKGISFKSES
- a CDS encoding PAS domain S-box protein is translated as MEYILFSIYQDISGLGENMGIKSDTDHISTAFNVLKEAVFVYDQNRVIKRFNQAAERITGFSKDEVIGRKCVTLFKKSVCLGNCDLCMVAKKSQEPIRFESRFYRKDAQERFGEFNVGLLNKEEDGQLEVLVALTDITEAVELRNALTERTSFHKIIGKSRSMKALYKTVKNTAYFDSTILLQGETGTGKELIAQAIHVESPRRNKKLVRVNCASFSDTLLESELFGHARGAFTGAIKDRIGRFEEGDGGTVFLDEIGDLSLNIQVKLLRVLQEKEIERVGENRSRKTDFRLIVASNKNLGEEVSKGHFRKDLFYRLNVIPICIPPLRERKDDIPYLSKHFMNRWQGRSSKEISSISDNAMGKLMDYDWPGNIRELENTIEYSCVKCTDGTIHVPDLPYLISSSSVQETGTRKPRKKISKEMIVDAMIQADGNKSEAARQLGLHRVTLWRKMQHLEIASPL